A window of Micrococcus endophyticus contains these coding sequences:
- a CDS encoding diacylglycerol/lipid kinase family protein, which translates to MTPGSPDDDGAPAVRRRVLVLLNPHAGRRRSLTRAQARLRTHPGLALDLVVPDPADHTAQLAAARTALADGVDAVVVRGGDGMVAAGVGLVCDHAEATGRLVPLGIVPAGTGNDLARAAGLHRSDPGAALEAVLRALENPAAPVRRIDALRLTVTRAGAVVERRWAANSVNIGFDARVNARANALGVVPGPLRYLAALGLEARAFAAVEMGLGLDDGPVRLERVALVSVQNGPTIGGGIPLAPGARLDDGRAEATVVGPLPTAGLALLFPLVYVRAHRLLRPLRTERARRVRVAVPDGVPVYADGDEVLPASHGGASVEVEAVPGAVALLG; encoded by the coding sequence ATGACCCCCGGCTCCCCCGACGACGACGGCGCCCCGGCCGTCCGCCGCCGCGTCCTCGTGCTGCTCAACCCCCACGCCGGGCGGCGTCGCAGCCTCACCCGCGCCCAGGCCCGACTGCGCACCCACCCGGGGCTCGCCCTCGACCTCGTGGTCCCCGACCCCGCCGACCACACCGCCCAGCTCGCCGCCGCCCGCACGGCGCTCGCGGACGGCGTGGACGCGGTGGTGGTGCGCGGCGGGGACGGGATGGTCGCGGCCGGGGTCGGGCTCGTCTGCGACCACGCGGAGGCCACGGGTCGCCTGGTGCCGCTGGGGATCGTCCCGGCGGGCACCGGCAACGACCTCGCCCGGGCCGCGGGCCTGCATCGCAGCGATCCGGGCGCCGCCCTCGAGGCGGTGCTACGGGCCCTCGAAAACCCCGCCGCGCCCGTCCGCCGCATCGACGCGCTGCGGCTGACGGTGACCCGGGCCGGCGCCGTCGTGGAGCGCCGATGGGCCGCGAACTCGGTGAACATCGGCTTCGACGCGCGGGTGAACGCGCGCGCCAACGCCCTCGGCGTGGTGCCCGGACCGCTGCGCTACCTCGCCGCGCTCGGCCTGGAGGCGCGCGCCTTCGCGGCGGTGGAGATGGGCCTCGGGCTCGACGACGGCCCCGTGCGCCTCGAGCGCGTCGCCCTCGTGTCCGTCCAGAACGGCCCGACGATCGGCGGCGGCATCCCCCTGGCCCCCGGCGCCCGCCTCGACGACGGACGGGCGGAGGCGACCGTCGTCGGGCCCCTGCCGACCGCCGGCCTGGCCCTGCTCTTCCCCCTGGTCTACGTGCGCGCCCACCGGCTGCTGCGGCCGCTGCGCACCGAGCGGGCCCGGCGGGTGCGCGTGGCCGTGCCGGACGGGGTGCCCGTGTACGCGGACGGGGACGAGGTGCTGCCCGCCTCGCACGGCGGAGCCTCGGTGGAGGTCGAGGCGGTGCCGGGCGCCGTCGCGCTGCTGGGCTGA
- a CDS encoding DUF1648 domain-containing protein: MARYVPVPEPEPVPAAEEAALRRGRARPWWPYLLTAAVSVALLVWTVVAYPGLPEQVPVHWGIDGRPDRWEDTTFGTVAFAPIFGLGMTAFLALIAAMIPAMTGVHGATSAWRRVRQEGVNRGVREGLGWIALLSLLMTAPTTAEVLSAGAWRMPWWLMPLLLTALMVGVFGALRATLGRWTRWADGVAADLGHRPTPEELAEDETWTPLGMKDDPEDPTVFPAKRPGYGVGTTINIGTRAGRLLVYGFVAVFMVALPVATWIGAYLAR; encoded by the coding sequence ATGGCCCGCTACGTCCCCGTCCCCGAGCCCGAGCCCGTCCCCGCCGCCGAGGAGGCCGCGCTGCGACGGGGCCGCGCCCGGCCGTGGTGGCCGTACCTGCTGACCGCCGCGGTGAGCGTCGCGCTGCTGGTGTGGACCGTCGTCGCGTACCCGGGGCTGCCGGAGCAGGTGCCGGTGCACTGGGGGATCGACGGCCGTCCCGACCGCTGGGAGGACACCACCTTCGGGACGGTCGCGTTCGCGCCGATCTTCGGGCTCGGGATGACGGCGTTCCTCGCCCTGATCGCCGCGATGATCCCGGCCATGACCGGCGTGCACGGGGCCACCAGCGCCTGGCGGCGGGTCCGCCAGGAGGGGGTGAACCGCGGGGTCCGCGAGGGGCTGGGCTGGATCGCCCTGCTCAGCCTGCTCATGACCGCCCCGACGACGGCCGAGGTCCTCTCCGCCGGCGCCTGGCGGATGCCCTGGTGGCTGATGCCGCTGCTCCTGACGGCGCTGATGGTCGGCGTGTTCGGGGCGCTGCGCGCGACCCTGGGCCGGTGGACCCGCTGGGCGGACGGCGTCGCCGCGGACCTGGGCCACCGGCCCACCCCGGAGGAGCTCGCCGAGGACGAGACGTGGACCCCGCTGGGCATGAAGGACGACCCCGAGGACCCCACCGTGTTCCCCGCCAAGCGCCCGGGCTACGGCGTGGGGACCACGATCAACATCGGCACGCGGGCCGGCCGCCTCCTCGTCTACGGCTTTGTGGCCGTGTTCATGGTGGCGCTGCCCGTGGCCACGTGGATCGGGGCGTACCTGGCGCGATGA
- a CDS encoding metallophosphoesterase family protein, with product MTTETRLLLLADTHIPPRARAMPAQVWDEVARADVVLHAGDWVEEAVLDELEARSRRLVGVWGNNDDGALRARLPEVARVEIGGVRIAMVHETGAARGRERRMAEAFPDADVLVFGHSHIPWDTVAGPDTANPGLRLLNPGSCTDRRRQPVCTLMRAVVRDGGLADVELVPVDRTP from the coding sequence ATGACCACCGAGACCCGCCTGCTCCTCCTCGCCGACACCCACATCCCGCCCCGGGCCCGCGCCATGCCCGCCCAGGTGTGGGACGAGGTGGCGCGCGCCGACGTCGTGCTCCACGCCGGCGACTGGGTCGAGGAGGCCGTCCTGGACGAGCTCGAGGCGCGCTCGCGGCGGCTCGTGGGCGTGTGGGGCAACAACGACGACGGCGCCCTGCGCGCCCGCCTGCCCGAGGTGGCGCGCGTCGAGATCGGCGGGGTGAGGATCGCCATGGTCCACGAGACCGGCGCCGCCCGCGGCCGCGAGCGCCGGATGGCCGAGGCGTTCCCGGACGCGGACGTGCTGGTGTTCGGGCACAGCCACATCCCGTGGGACACGGTCGCCGGGCCGGACACCGCGAACCCGGGCCTGCGGCTACTCAACCCCGGCTCCTGCACGGACCGGCGGCGGCAGCCGGTGTGCACGCTGATGCGGGCCGTGGTGCGGGACGGCGGGCTGGCCGACGTCGAGCTGGTCCCGGTGGACCGCACGCCGTGA
- a CDS encoding aminotransferase class I/II-fold pyridoxal phosphate-dependent enzyme, translated as MADHEFGFRTKALHAGAVPDAVHGSRAVPIHQTSSFVFESADDAANLFALQKYGNIYSRIGNPTVAAFEERIATLEGGIGAVATASGMAAEFVTFAALAGAGDHIVASSKLYGGTITQLDVSLRRFGVETTFVDSAEAADFEAALQPNTKAVYTEIVANPSGDIVDLPGLADVAHRHGVPLVVDATLTPPYLIRPIEHGADIVIHSATKFLGGHGTTLGGVVVEAGTFPWDNGKFPLMTEPVPSYGDVSWWGNFGEYGFLTKLRSEQLRDFGPSLAPQSAFQLMIGVETLAQRMDAHLANAQAVAQWLHEDPRIAWVAYAGLPGHPHHERGRQLLPKGVGSVFSFGVAGGRETGATFISALQLASHLANIGDAKTLVLHPASTTHQQLTAEQMVAGGVPEDLIRISVGIEDVEDILWDLDQALTAATGRTRDDEEA; from the coding sequence GTGGCTGACCACGAGTTCGGCTTCCGCACCAAGGCGCTGCACGCCGGCGCCGTCCCGGACGCCGTCCACGGCTCCCGCGCCGTGCCGATCCACCAGACCAGCTCTTTCGTGTTCGAGTCCGCGGACGACGCCGCCAACCTCTTCGCCCTGCAGAAGTACGGCAACATCTACTCGCGCATCGGCAACCCCACGGTCGCGGCGTTCGAGGAGCGGATCGCCACGCTCGAGGGCGGCATCGGCGCGGTGGCGACGGCGTCCGGCATGGCCGCCGAGTTCGTCACCTTCGCGGCGCTCGCCGGGGCCGGGGACCACATCGTGGCGTCTTCGAAGCTCTACGGCGGCACGATCACCCAGCTGGACGTCTCCCTGCGCCGGTTCGGCGTCGAGACCACGTTCGTGGACTCCGCCGAGGCCGCGGACTTCGAGGCCGCCCTCCAGCCCAACACCAAGGCCGTCTACACCGAGATCGTCGCCAACCCCTCCGGCGACATCGTGGACCTGCCGGGCCTGGCCGACGTCGCCCACCGGCACGGCGTGCCGCTCGTCGTGGACGCCACCCTCACCCCGCCGTACCTGATCCGCCCGATCGAGCACGGCGCGGACATCGTGATCCACTCGGCCACGAAGTTCCTCGGCGGCCACGGCACCACGCTGGGCGGCGTCGTCGTGGAGGCGGGCACGTTCCCGTGGGACAACGGGAAGTTCCCGCTGATGACCGAGCCGGTCCCCTCCTACGGGGACGTGTCCTGGTGGGGAAACTTCGGCGAGTACGGCTTCCTCACCAAGCTGCGTTCCGAGCAGCTGCGCGACTTCGGCCCCTCGCTGGCCCCGCAGTCGGCGTTCCAGCTGATGATCGGCGTCGAGACCCTGGCCCAGCGCATGGACGCCCACCTGGCCAACGCGCAGGCCGTGGCGCAGTGGCTCCACGAGGACCCTCGCATCGCCTGGGTGGCCTACGCGGGCCTGCCCGGCCACCCGCACCACGAGCGCGGCCGGCAGCTGCTGCCGAAGGGCGTCGGCTCGGTGTTCAGCTTCGGCGTGGCCGGCGGCCGCGAGACCGGGGCGACGTTCATCTCCGCCCTGCAGCTGGCCAGCCACCTGGCCAACATCGGCGACGCCAAGACCCTCGTGCTGCACCCGGCCTCCACCACGCACCAGCAGCTCACCGCCGAGCAGATGGTGGCCGGCGGCGTGCCGGAGGACCTCATCCGCATCTCGGTGGGCATCGAGGACGTCGAGGACATCCTGTGGGACCTGGACCAGGCCCTCACCGCGGCCACGGGCCGCACCCGCGACGACGAGGAGGCCTGA
- a CDS encoding CoA-binding protein — translation MSTANPERTWTGPTAPERLAILRRTRSIAIVGASDKPARASYFVATYLLSSTTFDVYFVNPVLADAGKQILGHRVYASLADLPVVPDMVEVFRKSSDAPAVVAEAHTAGAKTVWLQLGVWNEDAARQAEELGLEIVMDRCVKIEHARFHGGLNLAGFNTGVISSRRQAIDR, via the coding sequence ATGAGCACCGCCAACCCCGAGCGCACCTGGACGGGCCCCACCGCGCCGGAGCGCCTGGCGATCCTGCGCCGCACCCGCTCCATCGCGATCGTGGGCGCCTCGGACAAGCCTGCCCGCGCGTCGTACTTCGTGGCGACGTACCTGCTCAGCTCCACCACGTTCGACGTGTACTTCGTGAACCCCGTGCTCGCCGACGCGGGCAAGCAGATCCTGGGCCACCGGGTGTACGCCTCGCTCGCCGACCTGCCCGTGGTCCCGGACATGGTGGAGGTCTTCCGCAAGTCCTCCGACGCCCCCGCGGTGGTGGCCGAGGCCCACACCGCGGGCGCGAAGACCGTGTGGCTGCAGCTGGGCGTGTGGAACGAGGACGCCGCCCGCCAGGCCGAGGAGCTGGGCCTGGAGATCGTCATGGACCGCTGCGTGAAGATCGAGCATGCCCGCTTCCACGGCGGCCTCAACCTGGCCGGCTTCAACACGGGCGTCATCAGCTCGCGCCGACAGGCGATCGACCGCTGA
- a CDS encoding ABC transporter permease → MSARRSAPVATVRRIAAQLRNDPRTIALILVVPALLLTLLYFVFREVPVPPGREGPFATVGPIMLAVLPLLLMFIVTSVVMLRERTSGTLERVLATPLSRANLVTSYAAVFGVFALLQAGILAALPLGPFGVALQGPWGMLLLVAALDAVVGVAFGLLASAFARTEFQAVQFTPAFVGPQIFLCGLLVPRDQMPGILDAVAGVLPMTWAVDVVRELLTAPDVSGDSWLRIGLLAAVAVAALLLAAATMRRRTP, encoded by the coding sequence ATGAGCGCCCGCCGGTCCGCGCCCGTGGCCACGGTCCGCCGGATCGCCGCGCAGCTACGCAACGACCCGCGGACGATCGCCCTGATCCTCGTGGTGCCCGCGCTGCTGCTCACCTTGCTGTACTTCGTTTTCCGTGAGGTCCCGGTGCCCCCGGGCCGGGAGGGGCCGTTCGCGACGGTCGGCCCGATCATGCTCGCCGTGCTGCCGCTGCTGCTCATGTTCATCGTCACCTCGGTGGTGATGCTGCGCGAGCGCACGTCCGGCACGCTCGAGCGGGTGCTCGCCACGCCGCTGAGCCGGGCGAACCTCGTGACGTCCTACGCGGCGGTGTTCGGCGTGTTCGCCCTCCTGCAGGCCGGGATCCTGGCCGCGCTGCCCCTCGGCCCGTTCGGCGTGGCGCTGCAGGGGCCGTGGGGGATGCTCCTCCTCGTGGCGGCGCTGGACGCGGTGGTGGGCGTGGCCTTCGGACTGCTCGCCTCCGCGTTCGCGCGCACCGAGTTCCAGGCGGTGCAGTTCACGCCCGCGTTCGTGGGTCCGCAGATCTTCCTGTGCGGCCTGCTGGTCCCGAGGGACCAGATGCCGGGCATCCTCGACGCCGTCGCCGGCGTGCTGCCCATGACATGGGCCGTGGACGTGGTGCGCGAACTCCTCACCGCGCCGGACGTCTCCGGGGACTCGTGGCTGCGGATCGGGCTGCTGGCCGCCGTCGCCGTGGCCGCGCTGCTGCTGGCCGCCGCGACGATGCGACGGCGGACCCCCTGA
- a CDS encoding ABC transporter ATP-binding protein, producing the protein MIRAEGLVVTRGRTAVLHGLTFDVPAGSITGLMGPSGCGKTTLMRAVVGAQAIAAGTLTVDGAPVGDARLRREIGYTSQGLSIYPDISVRDNVRYFAGLHGVDAAEADRLVAVVGLAEHAHHRVDRLSGGQAHRASLACALVGDPAVLVLDEPTVGLDPVTREGLWELFRDLAGRGVTLLISSHVMDEATRCDTVLFMREGRILAHEPVARLQAATGTATPEDAFLALVKESA; encoded by the coding sequence ATGATCCGGGCCGAGGGCCTCGTCGTCACGCGGGGCCGGACGGCGGTGCTGCACGGCCTCACCTTCGACGTCCCGGCCGGGTCGATCACCGGCCTGATGGGACCCTCGGGCTGCGGAAAGACGACGCTGATGCGGGCCGTCGTCGGCGCCCAGGCCATCGCCGCGGGCACCCTCACGGTGGACGGCGCCCCCGTCGGCGACGCCCGTCTGCGCCGCGAGATCGGGTACACGAGCCAGGGGCTGAGCATCTACCCGGACATCTCGGTGCGGGACAACGTCCGCTACTTCGCCGGCCTTCACGGGGTGGACGCCGCAGAGGCCGACCGCCTCGTCGCCGTCGTCGGGCTCGCCGAGCACGCCCACCACCGCGTCGACCGCCTCTCCGGCGGCCAGGCCCACCGCGCGTCGCTGGCCTGCGCCCTCGTGGGCGACCCCGCCGTGCTCGTCCTCGACGAGCCCACCGTCGGCCTCGACCCGGTCACCCGCGAGGGCCTGTGGGAGCTCTTCCGCGACCTCGCGGGGCGCGGCGTCACCCTGCTGATCTCCTCCCACGTGATGGACGAGGCGACCCGCTGCGACACCGTCCTGTTCATGCGCGAGGGCCGCATCCTCGCCCACGAGCCCGTCGCCCGCCTCCAGGCGGCCACGGGCACCGCCACCCCCGAGGACGCGTTCCTCGCGCTCGTCAAGGAGTCCGCATGA
- a CDS encoding flavoprotein, which produces MARLRPRRLGLARGHLLLVVTGALAARSAPDLVEAVRAWYPDVTVRVLVTEAAQRFVTPTLLRVASRQPVVGPGWTDGHDHAVPHRELAAWADVVLVYPASGNTTAKLAAGIGDCLALATVQDAECPVVLAPGPSPGFAGRRIHQDNVRRLRESGYLVLDPVPGRAASDGTVGPFTPPPPEDLLMAIAGAVLVADPV; this is translated from the coding sequence ATGGCCCGCCTGCGACCGCGCCGGCTCGGCCTGGCGCGCGGACACCTGTTGCTCGTGGTGACCGGCGCGCTGGCCGCCCGCTCGGCCCCGGACCTCGTGGAGGCCGTCCGCGCCTGGTATCCGGACGTGACGGTGCGAGTGCTCGTGACGGAGGCCGCTCAGCGGTTCGTGACGCCCACGCTCCTGCGCGTGGCCTCGCGGCAGCCCGTCGTGGGCCCCGGGTGGACGGACGGCCACGACCACGCTGTGCCGCACCGGGAGCTGGCGGCCTGGGCCGACGTCGTGCTGGTGTATCCGGCCTCCGGGAACACCACCGCCAAGCTGGCGGCCGGCATCGGCGACTGCCTGGCCCTGGCGACGGTGCAAGACGCCGAGTGCCCCGTCGTGCTCGCCCCGGGGCCGTCCCCGGGCTTCGCCGGGCGGCGCATCCACCAGGACAACGTCCGCCGGCTGCGGGAATCGGGCTACCTCGTCCTCGACCCCGTCCCCGGGCGGGCCGCCAGCGACGGCACCGTGGGGCCGTTCACTCCGCCGCCGCCAGAGGATCTGCTGATGGCGATCGCGGGGGCCGTGCTGGTCGCGGACCCGGTCTGA
- a CDS encoding ABC transporter permease, with translation MRVSDLFRRSARTALRRPARALLTLIAIGIGAFTFAITSALGAGVNQYIDSQTASVGATDTVQVTKTAPTAFLSEGMEEYDPSMAGAGVDQQQGVLTADDVQRVRDAVGADAEVVASAPTTPLYFHYDGGQRYRFIYNGNWPGKTAVLATGEQLAAQSRTPQLIIPEYAVGPLGLGSPEQAVGRTVAVGVLGVDGQVRELEAEVAGVQVRSLIGGNLPFGNQAFGDELERLSAVGTPQDAQPVATHLFVTGPDVAAVADSVRGSGFAVSTPEDIVGDFRSIVAAVLLILNVLAGVAILAAMFGIVNTLLMSVQERTRLIGMMRALGMPRRTVFASVALEAGVLGLLGAVVAVALALLIGVVVGPWLPTAIGLDLPGFTLFRFDPLAVALVVAGVVLAAVLAALIPAARAARLEPLDALRETA, from the coding sequence ATGCGCGTCTCCGACCTCTTCCGCCGCTCCGCCCGGACCGCGCTGCGCCGACCGGCACGGGCACTGCTCACGCTGATCGCGATCGGCATCGGCGCGTTCACGTTCGCCATCACCAGCGCATTGGGCGCCGGGGTGAACCAGTACATCGACTCCCAGACGGCCTCCGTCGGCGCCACGGACACCGTGCAGGTGACCAAGACGGCTCCCACCGCGTTCCTCAGCGAGGGCATGGAGGAGTACGACCCGTCCATGGCCGGTGCGGGCGTCGACCAGCAGCAGGGCGTCCTCACCGCCGACGACGTCCAGCGGGTGCGGGACGCCGTCGGGGCGGACGCCGAGGTGGTTGCGTCCGCACCCACCACGCCCCTGTACTTCCACTACGACGGCGGCCAGCGTTACCGCTTCATCTACAACGGCAACTGGCCGGGGAAGACCGCCGTCCTCGCGACCGGCGAGCAGCTCGCGGCGCAGTCGCGCACTCCTCAGCTGATCATCCCGGAGTACGCGGTCGGGCCCCTCGGCCTGGGATCGCCGGAGCAGGCCGTGGGCCGCACCGTCGCGGTGGGCGTGCTCGGTGTGGACGGGCAGGTGCGCGAGCTCGAGGCCGAGGTGGCCGGCGTCCAGGTGCGCTCCCTCATCGGCGGCAACCTCCCCTTCGGCAACCAGGCCTTCGGCGACGAGCTCGAGAGGCTGAGCGCCGTGGGCACACCTCAGGACGCGCAGCCCGTCGCCACCCACCTGTTCGTCACCGGGCCCGACGTCGCGGCCGTCGCCGACTCCGTGCGGGGGAGTGGCTTCGCGGTCTCCACCCCGGAGGACATAGTGGGCGACTTCCGGTCCATCGTGGCGGCCGTGCTGCTCATCCTCAACGTGCTGGCCGGCGTCGCCATCCTCGCGGCGATGTTCGGGATCGTGAACACCCTGCTCATGTCGGTGCAGGAACGGACTCGGCTGATCGGCATGATGCGTGCGCTCGGCATGCCGCGGCGCACGGTGTTCGCGTCGGTCGCCCTCGAGGCCGGGGTGCTCGGCCTGCTCGGAGCCGTGGTGGCGGTCGCCCTCGCCCTCCTGATCGGCGTTGTCGTGGGCCCGTGGCTGCCGACGGCAATCGGTCTCGACCTCCCCGGGTTCACGCTCTTCCGGTTCGACCCGCTGGCCGTGGCCCTGGTGGTCGCCGGCGTCGTCCTGGCGGCGGTGCTCGCCGCGCTCATCCCGGCCGCTCGGGCCGCACGCCTCGAGCCGCTCGACGCGCTGCGGGAGACGGCCTGA
- a CDS encoding ABC transporter ATP-binding protein → MTGPLLQARGLRKTFGKGQAAFEALQGVSLDIQEGDTTAIVGPSGSGKSTLMHLLAGLDVPTAGAVEYRGRPLSAASPSELDRIRNTEFGFVFQHFHLDEAASVLENVAMPLTIAGMAPDERRARVACALTRLGLEERIDERAGVLSGGQKQRVALARAIVNRPRVVFADEPTGALDQATGHTVTDLMFDLNLTEGITLVIVTHANDLAERCSQQFRIVDGALTRPLRTAVA, encoded by the coding sequence ATGACGGGACCACTGCTGCAGGCCCGCGGCCTGCGCAAGACATTCGGCAAGGGCCAGGCGGCGTTCGAGGCGCTCCAGGGGGTGAGCCTCGACATCCAGGAGGGTGACACGACGGCGATCGTCGGCCCGAGCGGCTCCGGCAAGTCCACGCTCATGCACCTGCTCGCCGGACTCGACGTCCCCACCGCCGGAGCCGTCGAGTACCGGGGCCGTCCCCTCTCGGCCGCCAGCCCGAGCGAACTCGACCGCATCCGGAACACGGAGTTCGGCTTCGTGTTCCAGCACTTCCACCTCGACGAGGCGGCCAGCGTGCTGGAGAACGTGGCCATGCCGCTGACCATCGCCGGCATGGCCCCGGATGAGAGGCGGGCCCGCGTCGCCTGCGCGCTCACGCGTCTCGGCCTCGAGGAACGCATCGATGAGCGGGCCGGCGTCCTCTCCGGCGGCCAGAAGCAGCGGGTCGCGTTGGCCCGTGCGATCGTCAACCGGCCCCGCGTGGTGTTCGCCGACGAGCCGACGGGCGCGCTGGACCAGGCCACCGGTCACACGGTCACGGACCTGATGTTCGACCTCAACCTGACAGAAGGGATCACCCTCGTGATCGTCACCCACGCGAACGACCTCGCCGAGCGCTGCTCCCAGCAGTTCCGGATCGTCGACGGCGCCCTCACCCGGCCGCTCCGGACGGCGGTGGCCTGA